Proteins encoded within one genomic window of Thiothrix litoralis:
- a CDS encoding CvfB family protein, giving the protein MLKIGKFNLLRVTKATSFGVYLDGENYGEILLPKRYVPEGCQPESWLNVFIYLDSEDRLIATTETPRAEVGEIACLKVVAVSHFGAFLDWGLPKDLLVPRKEQATQMKEGQSYVVYIYVDDHTETIVASSRLDLFLNEFNSHFEPRQPVDMMIYERTELGYKAIIEATHLGLVYANEVFQPLHIGQRLQGYIKAIRPDQKIDLMLQLPSPVVQDALAQKILDHLQAQGGTSTFTDKSSPDDIYREFQVSKAHFKRAIGLLYKQQKIVMGKDMIRLVS; this is encoded by the coding sequence ATGTTAAAAATTGGCAAATTCAACCTGCTGCGCGTCACCAAGGCCACCAGCTTCGGGGTGTATCTGGATGGCGAGAATTACGGTGAAATCCTCCTGCCCAAGCGTTACGTGCCGGAAGGCTGCCAACCCGAAAGCTGGCTAAACGTGTTCATCTATCTGGATTCGGAAGACCGCCTGATTGCCACCACCGAAACCCCACGGGCAGAAGTCGGCGAAATCGCCTGCCTGAAAGTCGTGGCTGTCAGCCATTTCGGTGCGTTTCTGGATTGGGGTTTGCCGAAGGATTTGCTGGTTCCGCGTAAGGAACAGGCCACGCAGATGAAGGAAGGCCAGTCGTATGTGGTGTACATTTACGTCGATGATCACACCGAAACCATCGTTGCCTCATCGCGGCTGGACTTGTTCCTCAACGAATTCAATAGCCATTTTGAGCCGCGCCAGCCCGTGGATATGATGATTTATGAACGCACGGAACTGGGCTACAAAGCCATTATCGAAGCCACCCACCTCGGCTTGGTGTACGCTAACGAAGTGTTCCAGCCCTTGCACATCGGGCAACGCCTACAGGGTTACATCAAAGCCATCCGCCCCGACCAGAAAATCGACCTGATGCTACAATTGCCCAGCCCGGTGGTGCAGGATGCGCTGGCGCAGAAAATCCTTGATCACCTGCAAGCGCAAGGTGGCACATCCACCTTTACCGACAAGAGTTCACCGGATGACATTTACCGCGAATTTCAGGTGAGTAAAGCACATTTCAAACGCGCCATCGGCTTGCTGTACAAGCAGCAGAAAATCGTGATGGGTAAGGATATGATCCGGCTGGTTTCCTGA
- the ybaK gene encoding Cys-tRNA(Pro) deacylase, translating to MTPAINLAKKAKIAFKIHEYAHDPANEAYGLEAAEKLGLPPTQVFKTLVVSLDGKELAVGILPVAAMLSMKAIAKAAHAKKADMADKALVARTTGYVLGGVSPLGQKKLLKTFIDTSAVQFPTIYVSAGRRGLEIELAAQDLQQLTRGVLVALTQ from the coding sequence ATGACCCCCGCCATCAACCTTGCCAAAAAAGCCAAGATCGCCTTCAAGATACACGAATACGCCCACGACCCTGCCAATGAAGCCTATGGGCTGGAGGCGGCGGAAAAGCTCGGCCTGCCCCCCACGCAAGTCTTCAAAACGCTAGTGGTTAGTCTCGATGGCAAAGAACTCGCGGTTGGCATCCTCCCCGTCGCGGCGATGCTCAGCATGAAAGCCATCGCTAAAGCCGCCCACGCTAAAAAAGCCGACATGGCAGACAAGGCACTGGTCGCCCGCACCACCGGCTACGTGCTCGGCGGTGTCAGCCCTTTGGGGCAAAAAAAGCTGCTGAAAACCTTCATTGACACTTCTGCCGTGCAATTTCCCACGATTTACGTCAGTGCTGGGCGGCGCGGGCTGGAAATCGAGCTGGCAGCGCAAGACCTGCAACAGCTAACCCGAGGCGTATTGGTGGCGCTGACTCAATAG
- a CDS encoding ribosomal maturation YjgA family protein, whose translation MRLNLPMLTAAIILFIVEVIIATKLNDYHFIRAYFGDFLVVILLYCAAKAVYDFEPKRLAIGVFAFATLIEVAQLFRLADVLHLTGWARVVLGTSFSFHDLLMYAAGCIAVYWLDTRIGLKLRLEYLKQR comes from the coding sequence ATGCGCTTGAATCTACCGATGCTGACCGCCGCCATCATTCTATTCATCGTCGAAGTGATCATTGCCACCAAGCTCAACGACTACCACTTCATCCGCGCCTATTTCGGTGATTTTCTGGTGGTAATCTTGTTGTATTGCGCTGCGAAAGCTGTTTATGACTTCGAGCCGAAACGGCTGGCAATAGGCGTATTTGCCTTTGCCACACTGATTGAAGTCGCACAACTGTTCCGGCTGGCGGATGTGCTACACCTGACCGGATGGGCGCGGGTAGTGCTGGGGACGAGTTTCAGTTTCCACGATTTGCTGATGTATGCAGCGGGGTGTATCGCGGTATATTGGCTGGACACCCGGATAGGTCTAAAATTGAGGCTGGAATATTTGAAACAGCGATAA
- a CDS encoding RNA-guided endonuclease InsQ/TnpB family protein codes for MQRHQAFKYELMPNGETQRQLRRFAGSCRFVYNKALALQQASHEAGEKFIGYVAMAKHLTAWRNGTETPWLKDSPVHPLQHALKDLDKAYQNFFAKRADFPRFKRKGSGDSFRYPDPKQIKLDQGNSRLFLPKRGWIRYRNSRDVLGELRNVTVSSKDSKWFVSIQTLRQAQGIAQREVELPTSQATTSTCAERSRSIGIDLGIARFATLSDGTYIEPLNSFKAKAAKLAKYQRRMAHKQKFSKNWKKAKANVQKIHTQIANTRRDFLHKATTTLSQNHAFVFIEDLQVRNMSKSAAGTAENPGKNVAQKSGLNKAILDQGWGEFRRQLDYKMAWKGGMLFAVPPHYTSQECPECHHVSADNRQTQAKFVCVQCHYENNADHVGAINIKERGYRLLACGDAALSRSVKQEPTEVSQLSSV; via the coding sequence ATGCAACGACACCAAGCCTTCAAATACGAACTCATGCCCAATGGTGAAACACAGCGTCAACTACGCCGTTTTGCTGGGTCATGCCGCTTCGTTTACAACAAGGCATTAGCGTTACAGCAAGCCAGCCATGAAGCGGGTGAAAAGTTCATCGGTTATGTGGCAATGGCAAAGCATCTGACGGCATGGCGCAACGGCACAGAAACGCCGTGGCTGAAAGATTCCCCCGTCCATCCCTTGCAACACGCGCTCAAAGACCTCGACAAAGCCTACCAAAATTTCTTTGCGAAACGCGCCGATTTCCCCCGCTTCAAGCGCAAAGGCAGCGGTGACAGTTTCCGTTATCCCGACCCCAAACAAATCAAGCTCGATCAAGGTAATAGCCGACTTTTCCTGCCAAAACGGGGCTGGATACGCTACCGCAACAGCCGGGATGTGTTGGGTGAACTGCGCAATGTCACGGTTTCTAGCAAGGACAGTAAATGGTTTGTCAGTATCCAAACCCTTCGACAGGCTCAGGGCATCGCCCAACGGGAAGTGGAATTGCCCACATCCCAAGCGACTACCAGCACTTGTGCTGAGCGTAGCCGAAGCATCGGCATCGACCTTGGCATAGCGCGTTTTGCCACCCTCTCCGATGGTACGTACATCGAGCCACTCAACAGCTTCAAAGCCAAAGCGGCCAAGCTTGCCAAATACCAACGGCGTATGGCGCACAAACAGAAATTCAGCAAAAACTGGAAAAAAGCCAAAGCCAACGTTCAAAAAATTCACACACAAATCGCCAATACCCGCCGCGATTTCCTGCACAAGGCGACGACCACGCTCAGCCAAAACCACGCGTTCGTGTTCATCGAAGATTTGCAGGTACGGAATATGTCGAAGTCAGCGGCAGGCACAGCAGAAAACCCCGGCAAGAACGTTGCCCAAAAGTCCGGCTTAAACAAAGCCATTCTCGATCAAGGTTGGGGAGAATTTCGACGGCAACTCGACTACAAAATGGCATGGAAAGGCGGCATGTTGTTTGCCGTGCCGCCGCATTATACCAGTCAGGAATGCCCAGAATGTCACCATGTGTCGGCAGATAACCGCCAGACGCAAGCCAAGTTTGTGTGTGTGCAGTGCCATTACGAAAATAACGCCGATCATGTCGGCGCGATCAATATCAAAGAGCGGGGATACCGCTTGTTAGCCTGTGGAGATGCGGCCTTAAGCCGCTCTGTGAAGCAGGAACCCACCGAAGTAAGTCAGCTATCTAGTGTCTGA
- a CDS encoding aromatic-ring-hydroxylating dioxygenase subunit beta — translation MDKQTAIALTRAEVEDFLYQEAALLDNWQLSEWLNLLTDDIEYHIPTTDKPNSDGATSLSLVYDNRERVVSRVQQYLDGQVAAENPRSRVRRMISNVRILEQNATGAEVTANFVCYRFALERMDTFVGRLEYSLVRDAAVIKIRKRRLVLDLESLRPHGMVSIIL, via the coding sequence ATGGATAAGCAAACAGCAATAGCATTGACTCGTGCTGAAGTAGAAGATTTTCTCTATCAGGAAGCCGCTTTACTGGATAACTGGCAGTTATCAGAATGGCTGAATCTGCTGACTGATGACATCGAATACCATATTCCTACCACTGACAAACCTAACAGCGATGGTGCAACTAGCTTGTCGCTGGTGTATGACAACCGCGAGCGCGTCGTGTCACGGGTGCAGCAATATCTGGATGGGCAAGTGGCTGCTGAAAACCCGCGTTCACGGGTACGGCGCATGATCAGCAATGTGCGAATTCTGGAGCAGAATGCTACTGGTGCCGAGGTTACTGCCAATTTCGTCTGCTACCGTTTTGCCTTGGAGCGGATGGATACGTTTGTGGGGCGTTTGGAATACAGTCTGGTACGTGATGCGGCGGTCATAAAAATCCGTAAGCGGCGCTTAGTGTTGGATTTGGAGTCGTTACGACCTCATGGTATGGTCAGCATCATTCTCTAG
- a CDS encoding AbrB/MazE/SpoVT family DNA-binding domain-containing protein, producing the protein MAANVSQGGRIVIPADIRQKMGIAIGDQVLLDWSEATQELRVFTRKQRLQHARDLVRQYARPGVSVVDELIQERRKAAADE; encoded by the coding sequence GTGGCAGCAAATGTCTCTCAAGGCGGCAGAATTGTCATCCCAGCCGACATCCGTCAGAAAATGGGTATAGCGATTGGTGATCAGGTCTTGCTCGACTGGTCGGAGGCAACGCAAGAACTACGGGTTTTCACCCGCAAGCAACGCCTGCAACATGCCCGCGATCTCGTGCGGCAATATGCCCGTCCGGGCGTTTCAGTCGTCGACGAATTGATTCAGGAGCGACGCAAGGCAGCAGCCGATGAGTAA
- a CDS encoding RNA-guided endonuclease InsQ/TnpB family protein encodes MAKHLTAWRNGTETPWLKDAPVHPLQHALKDLDKAYQNFFAKRADFPRFKRKGSGDSFRYPDPKQIKLDPGSSRIFLPKLGWIRYLNSRDVTVSSKGSQWFVSIQTQREVEKIASQATTAIGIDLGIARFATFSDGTYLEPRNSFKTKAAKLAKYQRRMAHKQKFSNNWKKAQVKVQKIHPQIANARRDFLHKATTTLSQNHAFVFIEDLQVRNMSKSAAGTAENPGKNVVQKSGLNKAILDQGWGEFRRQLDYKMVWKGGMLFTVPPHYTSQECPECHHVAADNRQTQARFVCVQCHYENHADHVGAINVLERGYRLLACGDAALSRSVKQEPAEVSQLSS; translated from the coding sequence ATGGCCAAGCATCTGACAGCATGGCGTAACGGCACAGAAACCCCTTGGCTGAAAGATGCCCCCGTTCATCCCCTGCAACACGCACTCAAAGACCTCGACAAGGCTTACCAAAACTTTTTCGCCAAACGTGCCGACTTCCCCCGCTTCAAACGCAAAGGCAGTGGTGATAGCTTCCGTTACCCCGACCCCAAACAAATCAAGCTCGACCCAGGCAGTAGCCGAATTTTTCTGCCGAAACTGGGCTGGATACGCTACCTCAACAGCCGCGATGTCACGGTTTCCAGCAAGGGCAGCCAATGGTTTGTCAGCATCCAAACTCAGCGGGAAGTGGAAAAAATCGCCTCTCAAGCCACGACAGCCATCGGCATCGACCTGGGTATAGCCCGTTTTGCCACGTTCTCCGACGGTACGTACCTCGAACCGCGCAACAGCTTCAAAACTAAAGCCGCCAAACTCGCCAAATACCAACGGCGCATGGCGCACAAACAAAAGTTCAGCAACAACTGGAAAAAAGCCCAAGTTAAAGTTCAAAAAATTCACCCGCAAATCGCCAACGCCCGCCGCGATTTCCTGCACAAGGCGACGACCACGCTCAGCCAAAACCACGCGTTCGTGTTCATCGAAGATTTGCAGGTACGAAATATGTCGAAGTCAGCGGCAGGCACGGCAGAAAACCCCGGCAAGAACGTTGTCCAGAAATCTGGCTTAAACAAAGCCATTCTCGACCAAGGCTGGGGTGAATTTCGACGGCAACTCGACTACAAGATGGTATGGAAAGGCGGCATGTTGTTCACTGTGCCACCGCATTACACCAGTCAGGAATGCCCCGAATGTCACCATGTAGCGGCGGACAATCGTCAGACGCAAGCGCGGTTTGTGTGTGTGCAATGTCACTATGAAAATCACGCCGATCATGTCGGCGCGATCAATGTTTTAGAGCGGGGATACCGCTTGTTAGCCTGTGGAGATGCGGCCTTAAGCCGCTCTGTGAAGCAGGAACCCGCCGAAGTCAGTCAGCTATCTAGCTGA
- a CDS encoding YcjF family protein — protein sequence MSEDSVKTSAEASTNHTVQSSKAALSRQIKEQAQRIDELTALIQQKEQELIGLSGQAHLMDELTHKLQKTETAMQLANAQVQAKSHLIDELTGTLKEKEQQIMTAAEHAQLIDDLTAKLQEVEIKLVAASLQGKHSNAQNTVKTHMVSGMALGLLPAPLFDIMALSAVQLNLLRSLCNHYSVDFDEQLGKGIVSSLISGSLPVLTVLGLSSFAKLIPGIGTVGGGLSMTALAGAAIYAAGQVFIRHFEAGGTLQDFDSKHWQAFFKQQLEEGKAFVRNKLDTAGTTKIGA from the coding sequence ATGTCTGAGGATAGTGTCAAAACAAGTGCTGAAGCCAGCACAAACCATACTGTTCAGTCCAGTAAGGCCGCGTTGTCACGGCAAATCAAGGAGCAGGCACAACGCATTGATGAACTCACTGCCCTGATCCAGCAAAAGGAGCAGGAGTTGATCGGTTTGAGCGGTCAGGCACATCTGATGGATGAGCTGACGCATAAACTCCAGAAAACTGAAACCGCCATGCAGCTTGCCAATGCGCAAGTGCAAGCAAAATCCCACCTGATTGATGAGCTAACGGGTACGCTCAAGGAAAAGGAGCAGCAAATAATGACAGCCGCCGAACATGCCCAATTAATTGACGACTTGACCGCCAAGCTTCAGGAAGTGGAAATCAAGTTGGTAGCGGCTTCACTGCAAGGTAAACATTCGAACGCTCAGAATACCGTCAAAACGCATATGGTTTCGGGCATGGCACTGGGTTTGTTGCCAGCCCCCTTGTTTGACATTATGGCGTTGAGTGCTGTGCAACTTAACCTGCTGCGTAGCCTCTGTAATCATTATTCGGTGGATTTTGATGAGCAACTGGGTAAAGGCATTGTATCGTCCCTAATCAGTGGCTCTTTGCCTGTTCTGACGGTGTTGGGGTTAAGCAGTTTCGCCAAACTTATTCCGGGCATTGGTACCGTGGGCGGCGGTCTCAGTATGACGGCACTGGCAGGCGCAGCTATCTATGCTGCGGGGCAGGTGTTTATCCGCCATTTTGAAGCAGGTGGTACGTTACAGGATTTTGACAGCAAACATTGGCAGGCATTCTTCAAGCAACAATTGGAAGAAGGCAAAGCCTTTGTCAGGAACAAGCTGGATACAGCGGGGACGACCAAAATTGGGGCGTAA
- a CDS encoding aromatic ring-hydroxylating oxygenase subunit alpha: MSDTIETLAGLVDDNPLDGLFRVKASAFTDQAVLALEQERIFKRTWLYAAHESEVEKPNAFVSRRVGGMSLLITRGEDGNIHALINACSHRGALVCRNDAGCTRTFKCSYHGWSFDTQGHLIGVPGEDAYDGSRFERKTMGLKRVAQVASYRGVIFINATADAEPLVDFLAGASEMLDLVADQAPQGLEILPGSHRYIIRANWKLVAENAIDSYHFRILHRRYLSFMRSKGAEVGAHAGGFTPRGWSFGNGHGGDEHQNLAALGRFPGRWGPLFPESLKPAIEANRVELEQLYGAERAYRISQVNRSMRLFPNFYILDNSNTGIRTFHPISVDQVEVNEWMLAAKGESAELREERLRTHSGLPGPAGFVSPDDVDTLESCQRGLSHQAFDWIDCSRGMMRAEPLPTDELQLRGFYRHWHPLLTEGQVHYPADAT, encoded by the coding sequence ATGTCAGACACGATTGAAACCTTGGCTGGTCTGGTTGACGATAACCCCCTTGACGGTCTTTTCAGGGTAAAAGCCAGTGCTTTTACCGATCAAGCGGTATTAGCCTTGGAGCAGGAGCGGATTTTCAAACGCACGTGGCTCTATGCTGCGCATGAGTCGGAAGTGGAAAAGCCCAATGCTTTTGTGTCCCGGCGGGTGGGAGGCATGTCTCTGCTGATTACCCGTGGCGAAGATGGCAATATTCATGCATTGATCAATGCCTGTTCACACCGTGGTGCATTGGTGTGTCGGAATGATGCCGGTTGTACCCGTACCTTTAAGTGTTCCTACCACGGCTGGTCATTTGACACGCAAGGTCACTTGATTGGTGTTCCCGGTGAGGATGCCTACGACGGTAGCCGTTTTGAGCGTAAAACGATGGGGTTGAAACGGGTTGCTCAGGTTGCCAGTTACCGGGGGGTTATCTTCATCAACGCCACTGCTGATGCTGAACCGTTGGTAGATTTCTTGGCTGGGGCGAGTGAGATGCTGGATTTGGTGGCTGATCAAGCACCTCAAGGGCTGGAGATTTTACCCGGTAGCCACCGCTATATTATCCGCGCCAACTGGAAACTGGTGGCAGAGAATGCCATCGACTCTTACCACTTCCGTATTTTGCATCGGCGTTACCTCAGCTTTATGCGCAGTAAAGGCGCGGAAGTGGGTGCTCATGCGGGGGGCTTCACGCCCAGAGGCTGGTCATTTGGCAATGGTCACGGAGGCGATGAACATCAGAATCTAGCAGCTTTGGGGCGTTTCCCCGGTCGTTGGGGACCATTGTTCCCGGAATCTCTGAAACCTGCCATTGAAGCCAATCGGGTAGAACTGGAACAACTATACGGTGCTGAACGTGCTTATCGCATCAGTCAGGTCAACCGTAGTATGCGTTTGTTCCCCAACTTCTATATTCTGGATAACAGCAATACGGGTATCCGTACTTTTCATCCGATTTCGGTTGATCAAGTGGAGGTGAATGAATGGATGTTAGCCGCGAAAGGGGAAAGTGCGGAACTGCGCGAAGAACGCTTGCGTACTCACTCCGGTTTGCCGGGGCCTGCGGGTTTCGTCAGCCCGGATGACGTTGATACGCTGGAATCCTGTCAGCGCGGTTTGAGCCATCAGGCATTTGACTGGATTGATTGCTCACGCGGTATGATGCGGGCAGAACCGTTACCTACTGATGAGCTGCAATTACGCGGATTTTACCGTCATTGGCATCCGCTGCTGACCGAAGGGCAAGTACATTATCCAGCAGACGCGACTTGA
- a CDS encoding type II toxin-antitoxin system VapC family toxin, producing MSKVILDTSALLAYLFEETGADKVSPILEAGSGVIGSANYAELVTKLVDKNMPMPEILAVISSLELEFIPQDEQQARLTGELRAISKPFGLSLGDRACLALGLATGLPVMTADQLWKDVATGQDIKLMVIRDKPLSKEV from the coding sequence ATGAGTAAGGTTATTCTGGATACTTCGGCTCTGCTTGCTTACCTGTTTGAAGAGACAGGAGCCGATAAGGTATCGCCAATTCTTGAAGCAGGCAGCGGGGTGATTGGTAGTGCCAACTATGCCGAGCTAGTCACCAAACTGGTCGACAAAAACATGCCGATGCCGGAAATCCTGGCCGTGATCAGCAGTCTCGAACTTGAGTTTATTCCGCAGGACGAACAGCAAGCACGTCTGACCGGGGAATTACGTGCTATTAGCAAGCCGTTTGGTTTGTCGTTGGGCGACCGAGCCTGTTTGGCGCTGGGGCTGGCGACTGGTCTACCCGTCATGACGGCGGATCAACTCTGGAAAGATGTTGCTACAGGTCAGGATATAAAGCTAATGGTCATTCGTGACAAACCATTATCTAAAGAAGTATAA
- a CDS encoding SH3 domain-containing protein: MRNRQIKTSLILSFVLACSLGETASAEWHESTAEPSLVVRAKPDVGAAKWGNVPVGGKVNVLEQVGNEESIGGNTGHWVKIQWKDKTAYAFDAFLTPVASHDAAPQAQTPEQASSLEDVLDMVYEGHDKNNCLRYHSDTPKYYYCMKVDRVDTVRANDGLRTYVLLSGEMTNGDGEGGSHVDGGLVGALVLKEGSKGMEIIAGDPAISMGAFGSGPTKWDLVKLGPSSYWGWKNTWGDTHQGITGTRYSILAPYGKKIKELAGFVQDYSDEGNCDEASGCKVTSYTSHLKIDSTQIGDKVFPLNITVSGTEKGKTIPEKTWTFPFDTKTWSYVEPKGWTLENLEF; encoded by the coding sequence ATGCGCAATAGACAAATAAAGACCTCATTAATTCTCAGCTTCGTACTGGCCTGTTCGCTGGGCGAAACCGCCTCTGCCGAGTGGCATGAATCCACGGCCGAACCCAGCTTGGTGGTGCGTGCCAAGCCAGATGTGGGCGCTGCAAAATGGGGTAATGTGCCTGTCGGTGGCAAAGTGAATGTGCTTGAGCAGGTGGGCAATGAAGAGTCCATCGGTGGCAATACGGGACATTGGGTAAAAATTCAGTGGAAAGATAAAACCGCCTACGCCTTCGATGCCTTCTTAACCCCTGTTGCGTCGCACGATGCCGCTCCCCAAGCGCAGACACCAGAACAAGCTTCGTCTTTGGAGGACGTGCTCGACATGGTGTATGAGGGTCACGATAAAAATAACTGCCTGCGTTATCATTCCGACACCCCGAAGTATTATTACTGCATGAAGGTTGATCGTGTCGATACGGTAAGAGCCAATGATGGGCTGCGCACCTATGTGTTACTCAGTGGCGAAATGACCAATGGTGACGGGGAGGGTGGTTCCCACGTCGATGGCGGGTTAGTGGGCGCATTAGTGCTTAAGGAAGGCAGCAAGGGTATGGAAATTATTGCCGGTGATCCTGCGATTTCCATGGGAGCCTTTGGTAGTGGCCCAACAAAATGGGATTTGGTGAAACTGGGGCCATCCAGCTACTGGGGTTGGAAAAATACGTGGGGCGATACTCACCAAGGTATTACCGGCACACGTTATTCTATTCTTGCGCCCTACGGTAAGAAGATTAAGGAACTGGCGGGTTTCGTTCAAGACTATTCTGATGAAGGCAATTGTGATGAAGCCAGTGGCTGCAAAGTAACCAGTTACACCAGCCATTTGAAAATCGACTCCACCCAAATCGGCGACAAGGTTTTCCCGCTTAACATTACCGTGAGTGGTACTGAAAAGGGGAAAACGATTCCCGAAAAAACGTGGACATTCCCCTTTGATACCAAGACATGGTCGTATGTTGAACCCAAGGGGTGGACACTGGAAAACCTGGAGTTTTAG
- a CDS encoding alpha/beta fold hydrolase: MHELTDPAPKLEPFFIEYSSIYLHGDILPKDADVPPEVLCLHGGGAEGRSSFLLLRHVLLQKYLISSCAFDFLGYGGTSGASGLVEQYQQEHLNQTTDIVDACFDSQPFSIVASDISAGVALQLAESFPVRQLVLLNPPNDQDVTGDTPCQSVAMPIEAAQTLAYMNSHPAVLLKIAQLVKDTLHGNSRYVRCNYP; this comes from the coding sequence GTGCATGAATTGACCGACCCAGCGCCGAAACTAGAACCTTTTTTTATCGAATACAGTAGCATTTATCTGCATGGCGACATTTTGCCTAAGGATGCGGACGTACCACCAGAAGTGCTTTGCCTGCATGGCGGCGGGGCAGAAGGGCGCAGCAGTTTTTTGCTATTGCGGCATGTTTTACTGCAAAAGTATTTAATCTCTTCGTGTGCGTTTGATTTTCTTGGTTATGGCGGCACCAGTGGGGCATCCGGCTTGGTTGAACAGTACCAGCAGGAACACTTGAATCAGACAACCGATATTGTTGATGCTTGTTTTGATTCCCAACCGTTCAGTATTGTAGCTTCAGACATTAGTGCAGGGGTTGCTTTGCAATTGGCGGAATCCTTTCCAGTACGCCAGTTGGTCTTGTTGAATCCACCAAACGATCAGGATGTCACAGGGGATACCCCCTGTCAGAGCGTGGCGATGCCGATTGAAGCTGCACAAACATTGGCTTACATGAACAGTCATCCGGCTGTATTATTGAAGATTGCCCAGCTTGTCAAAGATACTTTGCATGGCAATAGTCGTTATGTGAGATGCAATTATCCATAA
- a CDS encoding ISNCY family transposase (programmed frameshift): protein MREVIARQLRLGHADIGRLTFNPRSRDDIPQVLQGLQYIYVTDELREAVFAVLEKRVPAEVDASRGRPGMDLWNALVLATLRVNLNWDYDRLLEMANQHRSIRQMLGHGFWDDDDEYKLQTVKDNAALVDEASLQRINQLVVEAGHKLLKKKAAPLSARCDSFVVESNIHYPTDINLLYDAVRCSVRTVADWCEGHGDSRWRQWQYNLRQVKKACRHAQKLKHSSSQDPDKQATRQQAIRDAHHTYLGLCAALLSKVEETVADLPLSLLDSRSGNDLQRWLGYGWHQVDLVRRRVLDGETIPHGDKIFSLFEDYSEWLSKGKAGVPVELGLNVCVMESADGFILHHQVMQHCPDSEIAVTMVKQAKALFPSLSACSFDKGFHSPANQRELAELLDRVVLPKKGRWSQADTARETDPAFVQARRQHSAVESGINALEVHGLDYCPDRGLERFKRYVALAVVGRNLQKVGAILQARALEALQKDERRRQRQAA, encoded by the exons ATGCGTGAAGTGATCGCCCGCCAACTTCGCCTGGGTCACGCTGACATCGGCAGGCTGACCTTCAACCCACGTTCGCGGGACGACATCCCGCAGGTGTTGCAAGGGCTGCAATACATTTATGTGACAGACGAACTGCGTGAGGCGGTGTTTGCGGTGCTGGAAAAGCGGGTTCCGGCGGAGGTGGACGCCAGCCGTGGACGCCCCGGCATGGATCTGTGGAATGCGCTGGTGCTGGCGACATTGCGGGTGAACCTGAACTGGGACTATGACCGGCTGCTGGAGATGGCGAACCAGCACCGCAGCATCCGTCAGATGCTGGGGCATGGTTTCTGGGATGATGACGATGAGTACAAGCTGCAAACGGTCAAGGACAACGCCGCTCTGGTGGACGAAGCCAGCCTGCAACGCATCAACCAGTTGGTGGTGGAGGCCGGTCACAAGCTGCTAAAAAAAA AAGCCGCGCCGCTGAGCGCCCGTTGTGACTCCTTCGTGGTGGAAAGCAACATCCACTACCCGACCGACATCAACCTGTTGTACGACGCGGTGCGTTGTTCGGTGCGCACGGTGGCCGATTGGTGTGAAGGGCACGGCGACAGCCGCTGGCGGCAATGGCAGTACAATCTCCGCCAGGTGAAGAAAGCCTGCCGTCATGCGCAGAAGCTCAAGCACTCCAGCTCCCAAGACCCGGACAAGCAGGCCACCCGGCAACAGGCCATCCGTGACGCCCACCACACCTACCTGGGCCTGTGCGCCGCGCTGTTGTCGAAAGTGGAGGAAACGGTGGCTGACCTGCCCCTCAGCCTGCTGGACAGCCGGTCGGGCAACGACCTCCAGCGCTGGCTGGGGTACGGGTGGCATCAGGTTGACCTGGTGCGGCGGCGGGTGCTGGACGGGGAAACCATCCCCCACGGCGACAAGATCTTCTCCCTCTTCGAGGATTACAGCGAATGGCTCAGCAAGGGCAAAGCCGGTGTGCCGGTGGAGCTGGGCCTGAACGTGTGCGTGATGGAATCGGCTGACGGCTTCATCCTCCACCACCAAGTGATGCAACACTGCCCCGACAGTGAGATTGCCGTGACCATGGTTAAGCAAGCCAAAGCGCTGTTCCCCTCCCTGAGCGCGTGCAGCTTTGACAAGGGGTTCCACTCACCGGCCAACCAGCGCGAACTGGCCGAACTGCTCGACCGGGTGGTGTTGCCGAAAAAGGGCCGCTGGAGCCAGGCGGACACTGCCCGTGAAACCGACCCGGCGTTTGTCCAGGCCAGACGCCAGCACTCAGCGGTGGAATCCGGCATCAACGCACTGGAAGTCCATGGGCTGGACTATTGCCCCGACCGGGGGCTGGAACGCTTCAAGCGCTATGTGGCACTGGCGGTGGTGGGCAGGAACCTGCAAAAGGTCGGGGCCATTTTACAGGCCAGGGCGTTGGAGGCCTTGCAGAAGGATGAACGCCGACGACAGCGCCAAGCCGCCTGA